A single region of the Salvia miltiorrhiza cultivar Shanhuang (shh) chromosome 8, IMPLAD_Smil_shh, whole genome shotgun sequence genome encodes:
- the LOC131000441 gene encoding E3 ubiquitin-protein ligase NLA-like, translating into MKFCIKYEEMMQSLGQKKLPRIGCRSLNNILEGCRKKLSSHTVAVHDDQDNADGISADPQPCSVCDGTFFPLLLKEMSGVVGFFNSRARTLLDHHLPSGCCKCFLWLGVRLLGNDVELIQECENLIAYATINTIALRRMLKKYDKIHYSKQGQAFKSRAVSMRIEVLQSPWLYELMALHINVRESKENMGNAPLQLEGFSLLFDNGKPSLSFELFDSIKLNIELTCSICLETLFDPVSLGCGHLFCYMCACKASSVSIVDGLKAASVRKKCPVCREVGVYESAVNLEEMHILLKRSWPEYWEERRKTEKAERVEEAKQHWQSQAARFMGI; encoded by the exons ATGAAGTTCTGTATCAAATACGAGGAGATGATGCAGTCGCTGGGGCAGAAGAAATTACCTCGGATTGGTTGCCGGAGCCTCAACAATATTTTGGAAGGTTGCAGAAAAAAGCTCAGTTCACATACTGTTGCTGTTCATGACGATCAAGATAATGCTGATGGGATTTCTGCTGATCCACAACCCTGTTCAG TGTGTGACGGGACGTTCTTCCCTCTGCTTCTCAAGGAAATGTCTGGAGTAGTAGGATTCTTCAATAGCAGAGCGCGGACATTGCTTGATCATCACTTGCCATCGGGTTGCTGCAAGTGCTTTTTATGGTTGGGAGTTAGATTACTGGGAAACGACGTTGAGCTGATTCAAGAATGTGAAAATCTGATAGCTTATGCTACCATTAACACCATTGCTTTGCGCAGAATGCTCAAGAAATACGACAAG ATTCATTATTCTAAGCAAGGTCAAGCTTTCAAGTCGCGTGCTGTAAGCATGCGGATTGAGGTCCTTCAATCACCGTGGCTCTATGAGCTTATGGCTCTCCACATAAATGTAAGAGAGTCTAAAGAAAATATGGGAAATGCTCCTTTACAATTAGAGGGGTTCTCTCTCCTATTCGACAATGGGAAGCCATCTCTGTCTTTTGAGCTCTTTGATTCAATCAAGCTCAACATTGAGCTAACCTGCTCCATATGCTTG GAGACATTATTTGATCCCGTATCTCTTGGCTGCGGTCATCTCTTTTGCTACATGTGTGCGTGTAAAGCTAGTTCAGTGAGCATAGTGGACGGGCTGAAGGCGGCTAGCGTGCGTAAAAAGTGTCCAGTATGCCGCGAG GTAGGAGTGTATGAATCTGCTGTGAATTTGGAAGAAATGCATATCCTATTAAAAAGAAG TTGGCCTGAGTATTGGGAAGAACGGCGCAAGACGGAGAAAGCAGAGAGAGTTGAGGAGGCAAAGCAGCATTGGCAGTCTCAGGCAGCCAGGTTTATGGGTATTTGA
- the LOC131000437 gene encoding phytochrome A-associated F-box protein — protein sequence MSESVFSKLSDDVILNILYKLQDDPRIWARIACVSTKFSALIRTVCWRTKCSQSIPAVVSDLQPDAAAPGGWSSLYKLSVCCPGLLHSGVLLENSDFGLEREIGPDENYKEHRMSRAAESGREEVASSSSRDRQPVVSVPDSVWSLYDDLLFDTLYSDSATLAAEASAERPEIQPEVRETEDRNPDVSACKKRKIYRSHGSHLASGIWNLSREQGNKLLASRFKGDSLYICDRPGCVHVEEKRNYMLFRGIFKNFKQSRVWRTINDGCRSRIDLNCAFCSSKQTWDLHSSFCLRRYFGFHDDGEPVVRAYVCENGHVSGAWTDWPLYN from the coding sequence ATGTCTGAAAGCGTTTTCTCGAAGCTCTCCGACGACGTCATCCTCAACATACTTTACAAGCTCCAAGACGATCCCCGGATTTGGGCTCGAATTGCCTGCGTCTCCACCAAATTCTCCGCCCTAATCAGGACCGTCTGCTGGAGAACAAAATGCTCGCAGTCGATCCCCGCCGTCGTCTCCGATCTCCAGCCGGATGCGGCGGCGCCCGGCGGTTGGTCGTCTCTCTACAAGCTCTCCGTGTGCTGCCCGGGACTCCTCCACTCCGGCGTCCTCCTCGAGAACTCGGATTTCGGGCTCGAGCGCGAGATCGGGCCGGACGAGAATTATAAGGAGCACAGAATGTCCCGAGCGGCTGAATCCGGCCGAGAAGAAGTCGCTTCTTCCAGCAGCCGCGATCGACAACCGGTGGTTTCCGTGCCTGATAGCGTGTGGTCACTGTACGACGATTTGCTGTTCGATACGCTGTACAGCGATTCCGCGACGCTGGCGGCGGAGGCGAGTGCTGAAAGGCCCGAAATCCAGCCCGAGGTGAGGGAGACGGAGGATCGGAACCCCGATGTCTCTGCTTGTAAGAAGAGGAAGATTTATAGGTCACACGGGTCGCATTTGGCGTCTGGGATTTGGAATCTTAGCCGTGAGCAAGGGAATAAGCTGCTCGCCAGCAGATTCAAGGGGGATAGTTTGTACATTTGCGATCGGCCGGGATGCGTTCATGTCGAGGAGAAGAGGAATTACATGTTATTTAGGGGGATTTTTAAGAATTTCAAGCAATCAAGGGTTTGGAGAACGATTAACGATGGGTGTAGGAGCAGGATTGATTTGAATTGTGCGTTTTGCTCGTCGAAACAGACGTGGGATTTGCATTCATCGTTTTGTCTGCGGCGATACTTTGGCTTCCATGACGACGGGGAGCCCGTTGTTCGAGCTTATGTTTGCGAAAACGGTCATGTTTCGGGAGCGTGGACTGATTGGCCCTTGTACAATTGA
- the LOC131000440 gene encoding APO protein 3, mitochondrial-like: MFHTRLRTMFRQHQSLARSVNFSAETCSPRALCPATASDFVELPRKLKRSERKPWVTDVTELKRRERWRRQARRVVREVKLKPPDNGLLVKELIPVARDVLAARTRLLSCVSRVSDSVPIFVCRVCGDVHIGDPPHKIRSCDVSGSLKSKEHVWKRGGVDCIVPVVESFHLYDRLGRAVSHEERLEVDRVPAILELCIQGGVDMPEYPTRRRDFPVYLVAGRLIDFEKRFPKNGFSGKDINIRTSGFWQMRKRLNEDRGPLDFPCNDLKECAEQGMEALEKLRSGVGRLMKKYGVITCAYCSEVQVGPKGHRVRLCKAFKHQMRDGQHDWQEATFDDIFPPVYVWHVPNQPNSLLVDALKRYYGKSPALVELFAQAGAQLGENYRGIMRADVVVPSLDEERLAV, encoded by the exons ATGTTCCACACACGCCTTCGAACAATGTTCCGTCAACACCAATCGCTCGCGCGGAGTGTGAATTTTTCAGCTGAGACCTGTTCGCCTCGTGCACTATGCCCTGCTACTGCCTCCGATTTCGTTGAGCTGCCGCGAAAGCTGAAACGGTCTGAGCGGAAGCCATGGGTGACCGACGTCACCGAACTCAAGCGTCGAGAGAGATGGAGAAGACAAGCGAGGAGGGTTGTTCGAGAGGTCAAGTTAAAGCCTCCCGATAATGGGTTGTTGGTGAAAGAATTAATCCCAGTTGCTCGTGATGTTCTCGCTGCTAGAACACGATTGCTCTCTTGCGTTTCCAGAGTTTCCGACAGCGTTCCCATCTTCGTTTGCAG GGTGTGTGGAGATGTGCATATTGGTGATCCACCGCATAAGATTAGAAGTTGTGATGTGAGTGGTAGCTTGAAGAGCAAAGAGCATGTATGGAAGAGAGGCGGCGTTGATTGCATAGTGCCTGTTGTGGAATCCTTTCATCTGTATGATAGGCTGGGAAGGGCCGTTTCACACGAGGAGCGGCTGGAGGTGGATCGCGTTCCAGCTATTTTAGAACTCTGCATTCAGGGTGGCGTGGACATGCCCGAGTATCCAACAAGAAGGCGCGACTTCCCAGTCTACCTGGTTGCTGGAAGGTTGATAGACTTCGAGAAGAGGTTCCCCAAAAATGGCTTCTCAGGGAAGGACATAAACATAAGAACCTCTGGATTCTGGCAGATGAGGAAGAGGTTGAATGAAGATCGGGGGCCTTTGGATTTTCCATGTAACGATCTCAAAG AGTGTGCAGAGCAAGGAATGGAAGCATTGGAGAAGTTGCGGAGCGGAGTTGGGAGACTGATGAAGAAGTACGGTGTGATCACGTGCGCGTATTGCAGCGAGGTGCAAGTAGGGCCTAAAGGGCACCGGGTGAGGCTGTGTAAGGCGTTCAAGCACCAGATGAGGGACGGGCAGCACGATTGGCAGGAGGCCACCTTTGACGACATCTTCCCTCCAGTTTACGTGTGGCACGTGCCCAACCAACCCAACTCGCTCCTCGTTGATGCTCTCAAGAGATACTACGGGAAGTCACCTGCATTGGTGGAGCTGTTTGCACAAGCCGGAGCTCAACTAGGAGAAAACTATAGGGGAATCATGAGAGCAGATGTTGTGGTTCCCAGTTTGGATGAGGAAAGGTTGGCTGTTTGA
- the LOC131000438 gene encoding beta-glucosidase 11-like isoform X1, producing the protein MVNAMISTLFLVVVHFGGAAVEGYGRADFPADFVFGSGTAAYQYEGAAFEDGRTPSFWDTFAHSGGTEGANGDVACDGYHKYKEDVKLMSEMGLEAFRFSISWSRLIPAGRGPLNPKGLQYYNNLINQLINNGIEPHVTLYHIDLPQILEDEYGGWLSTKVVDDFRAYAEVCFREFGDRVRHWTTVNEANIFTMGGYVQGTSPPGRCSSCSKGNSSTEPYVVGHNILLAHSAAARLYKEKYKAAQKGYVGFNIYVLWPVPYTDSREDIAAAQRVKDFLIGWMIDPLVLGDYPEVVKKNVGARLPAFSADEVERVKGSSDFIGLNHYYTILAKDNPSILSLQGGLLTDMAADMIYVQGDAPPDQYPTTPSGLYHTLEYMKQAYGNPPVYIHENGQKTRRNGTLLDTPRVEYLRAFISSVLDALRNGSNTKGYFEWTFLDCFELLDGYNSSFGLYYVDLDDKDLKRYPKFSAHWYSHFINTGNTLLFQK; encoded by the exons ATGGTGAATGCTATGATCTCAACGCTTTTTCTGGTGGTGGTGCACttcggcggcgccgccgtcgagGGCTACGGGCGAGCTGATTTCCCGGCGGACTTTGTTTTCGGCTCTGGAACCGCCGCGTATCAG TACGAGGGAGCGGCCTTTGAGGATGGAAGAACTCCTAGCTTTTGGGACACTTTCGCTCACTCTG GTGGCACAGAAGGTGCCAATGGAGACGTTGCATGCGATGGATATCACAAGTACAAG GAGGATGTAAAATTGATGTCTGAGATGGGATTGGAAGCTTTTAGATTCTCCATATCATGGTCTAGGCTAATCCCCG CTGGAAGAGGACCTCTTAATCCAAAGGGACTGCAATACTACAATAATCTCATCAACCAACTTATAAACAATG GAATAGAGCCACATGTAACTCTGTATCACATAGATCTTCCACAAATTCTTGAAGATGAGTATGGCGGATGGCTTAGTACAAAAGTTGT GGACGACTTCAGAGCCTACGCTGAAGTCTGTTTTAGGGAATTCGGAGACAGGGTTCGTCACTGGACTACAGTAAACGAGGCCAACATTTTCACCATGGGCGGTTATGTGCAAGGAACTAGCCCACCAGGGCGCTGCTCGTCCTGTTCCAAGGGCAACTCCTCAACCGAACCTTATGTTGTCGGCCACAACATCTTGTTGGCTCATTCAGCTGCTGCGCGTCTCTACAAGGAAAAATACAAG GCTGCTCAGAAAGGTTATGTGGGATTTAACATCTACGTATTGTGGCCAGTTCCTTACACAGATAGTAGAGAAGATATAGCTGCAGCTCAAAGAGTCAAGGACTTCCTCATTGGTTG GATGATCGACCCTCTGGTGTTGGGAGACTACCCCGAG gtGGTTAAGAAGAACGTGGGAGCAAGGCTCCCAGCCTTCAGCGCAGACGAGGTGGAGCGTGTAAAGGGGTCGTCTGACTTCATAGGGTTGAACCATTACTACACAATATTAGCCAAGGACAATCCCAGCATCCTAAGCCTTCAGGGTGGTTTGTTGACTGATATGGCAGCAGATATGATTT ATGTGCAGGGCGACGCACCGCCTGATCAG TATCCCACGACGCCTTCGGGGCTTTACCACACGCTGGAGTATATGAAACAAGCTTATGGCAATCCTCCTGTTTATATCCATGAAaacg GTCAAAAGACACGGCGCAATGGAACGTTGTTGGACACACCTCGAGTCGAATATTTGCGTGCTTTCATCTCTAGTGTACTTGATGCTCTCAG GAATGGATCGAATACGAAGGGGTATTTCGAATGGACATTCTTAGATTGTTTTGAATTATTGGATGGTTATAACTCCAGCTTCGGCCTTTACTATGTTGATTTGGATGACAAAGATTTGAAGAGATATCCCAAATTCTCAGCACATTGGTATTCTCATTTCATCAACACTGGGAACACTCTCCTCTTTCAAAAATAA
- the LOC131000438 gene encoding beta-glucosidase 10-like isoform X3, with the protein MSEMGLEAFRFSISWSRLIPAGRGPLNPKGLQYYNNLINQLINNGIEPHVTLYHIDLPQILEDEYGGWLSTKVVDDFRAYAEVCFREFGDRVRHWTTVNEANIFTMGGYVQGTSPPGRCSSCSKGNSSTEPYVVGHNILLAHSAAARLYKEKYKAAQKGYVGFNIYVLWPVPYTDSREDIAAAQRVKDFLIGWMIDPLVLGDYPEVVKKNVGARLPAFSADEVERVKGSSDFIGLNHYYTILAKDNPSILSLQGGLLTDMAADMIYVQGDAPPDQYPTTPSGLYHTLEYMKQAYGNPPVYIHENGQKTRRNGTLLDTPRVEYLRAFISSVLDALRNGSNTKGYFEWTFLDCFELLDGYNSSFGLYYVDLDDKDLKRYPKFSAHWYSHFINTGNTLLFQK; encoded by the exons ATGTCTGAGATGGGATTGGAAGCTTTTAGATTCTCCATATCATGGTCTAGGCTAATCCCCG CTGGAAGAGGACCTCTTAATCCAAAGGGACTGCAATACTACAATAATCTCATCAACCAACTTATAAACAATG GAATAGAGCCACATGTAACTCTGTATCACATAGATCTTCCACAAATTCTTGAAGATGAGTATGGCGGATGGCTTAGTACAAAAGTTGT GGACGACTTCAGAGCCTACGCTGAAGTCTGTTTTAGGGAATTCGGAGACAGGGTTCGTCACTGGACTACAGTAAACGAGGCCAACATTTTCACCATGGGCGGTTATGTGCAAGGAACTAGCCCACCAGGGCGCTGCTCGTCCTGTTCCAAGGGCAACTCCTCAACCGAACCTTATGTTGTCGGCCACAACATCTTGTTGGCTCATTCAGCTGCTGCGCGTCTCTACAAGGAAAAATACAAG GCTGCTCAGAAAGGTTATGTGGGATTTAACATCTACGTATTGTGGCCAGTTCCTTACACAGATAGTAGAGAAGATATAGCTGCAGCTCAAAGAGTCAAGGACTTCCTCATTGGTTG GATGATCGACCCTCTGGTGTTGGGAGACTACCCCGAG gtGGTTAAGAAGAACGTGGGAGCAAGGCTCCCAGCCTTCAGCGCAGACGAGGTGGAGCGTGTAAAGGGGTCGTCTGACTTCATAGGGTTGAACCATTACTACACAATATTAGCCAAGGACAATCCCAGCATCCTAAGCCTTCAGGGTGGTTTGTTGACTGATATGGCAGCAGATATGATTT ATGTGCAGGGCGACGCACCGCCTGATCAG TATCCCACGACGCCTTCGGGGCTTTACCACACGCTGGAGTATATGAAACAAGCTTATGGCAATCCTCCTGTTTATATCCATGAAaacg GTCAAAAGACACGGCGCAATGGAACGTTGTTGGACACACCTCGAGTCGAATATTTGCGTGCTTTCATCTCTAGTGTACTTGATGCTCTCAG GAATGGATCGAATACGAAGGGGTATTTCGAATGGACATTCTTAGATTGTTTTGAATTATTGGATGGTTATAACTCCAGCTTCGGCCTTTACTATGTTGATTTGGATGACAAAGATTTGAAGAGATATCCCAAATTCTCAGCACATTGGTATTCTCATTTCATCAACACTGGGAACACTCTCCTCTTTCAAAAATAA
- the LOC131000438 gene encoding beta-glucosidase 11-like isoform X2, with protein sequence MVNAMISTLFLVVVHFGGAAVEGYGRADFPADFVFGSGTAAYQYEGAAFEDGRTPSFWDTFAHSGGTEGANGDVACDGYHKYKEDVKLMSEMGLEAFRFSISWSRLIPAGRGPLNPKGLQYYNNLINQLINNGIEPHVTLYHIDLPQILEDEYGGWLSTKVVDDFRAYAEVCFREFGDRVRHWTTVNEANIFTMGGYVQGTSPPGRCSSCSKGNSSTEPYVVGHNILLAHSAAARLYKEKYKAAQKGYVGFNIYVLWPVPYTDSREDIAAAQRVKDFLIGWMIDPLVLGDYPEVVKKNVGARLPAFSADEVERVKGSSDFIGLNHYYTILAKDNPSILSLQGGLLTDMAADMIYVQGDAPPDQYPTTPSGLYHTLEYMKQAYGNPPVYIHENDTAQWNVVGHTSSRIFACFHL encoded by the exons ATGGTGAATGCTATGATCTCAACGCTTTTTCTGGTGGTGGTGCACttcggcggcgccgccgtcgagGGCTACGGGCGAGCTGATTTCCCGGCGGACTTTGTTTTCGGCTCTGGAACCGCCGCGTATCAG TACGAGGGAGCGGCCTTTGAGGATGGAAGAACTCCTAGCTTTTGGGACACTTTCGCTCACTCTG GTGGCACAGAAGGTGCCAATGGAGACGTTGCATGCGATGGATATCACAAGTACAAG GAGGATGTAAAATTGATGTCTGAGATGGGATTGGAAGCTTTTAGATTCTCCATATCATGGTCTAGGCTAATCCCCG CTGGAAGAGGACCTCTTAATCCAAAGGGACTGCAATACTACAATAATCTCATCAACCAACTTATAAACAATG GAATAGAGCCACATGTAACTCTGTATCACATAGATCTTCCACAAATTCTTGAAGATGAGTATGGCGGATGGCTTAGTACAAAAGTTGT GGACGACTTCAGAGCCTACGCTGAAGTCTGTTTTAGGGAATTCGGAGACAGGGTTCGTCACTGGACTACAGTAAACGAGGCCAACATTTTCACCATGGGCGGTTATGTGCAAGGAACTAGCCCACCAGGGCGCTGCTCGTCCTGTTCCAAGGGCAACTCCTCAACCGAACCTTATGTTGTCGGCCACAACATCTTGTTGGCTCATTCAGCTGCTGCGCGTCTCTACAAGGAAAAATACAAG GCTGCTCAGAAAGGTTATGTGGGATTTAACATCTACGTATTGTGGCCAGTTCCTTACACAGATAGTAGAGAAGATATAGCTGCAGCTCAAAGAGTCAAGGACTTCCTCATTGGTTG GATGATCGACCCTCTGGTGTTGGGAGACTACCCCGAG gtGGTTAAGAAGAACGTGGGAGCAAGGCTCCCAGCCTTCAGCGCAGACGAGGTGGAGCGTGTAAAGGGGTCGTCTGACTTCATAGGGTTGAACCATTACTACACAATATTAGCCAAGGACAATCCCAGCATCCTAAGCCTTCAGGGTGGTTTGTTGACTGATATGGCAGCAGATATGATTT ATGTGCAGGGCGACGCACCGCCTGATCAG TATCCCACGACGCCTTCGGGGCTTTACCACACGCTGGAGTATATGAAACAAGCTTATGGCAATCCTCCTGTTTATATCCATGAAaacg ACACGGCGCAATGGAACGTTGTTGGACACACCTCGAGTCGAATATTTGCGTGCTTTCATCTCTAG